In Oryzias melastigma strain HK-1 linkage group LG10, ASM292280v2, whole genome shotgun sequence, the genomic window ATTATGAGACAATTGTGCTGAAAAAGGGACTAATCCCAAAgccgagttcctgattggcagatgcgacgcGGTGACCCGTCAAACTATGTGAAAttcacgtttggtgtgaatgcagcttcaaAGAGGTTGACTGAAAATCAGTCAAAAGCCACAGTTGTAAGGAGAGGAACCTGAAAATGTAGACAATCTGAAAGTTGGACTCACGCAGCGACTTGATGATGCTGTTGACGGCGTGAACGACCCCGTTGGTCGCCATCAGGTCCGCCTCGACCACAGGGACCTTGTTGACGTGGGCGGTGTAGTTGCGCTGAAACACACACGTGGCAGTTTCAGTGAAACTGTCATTGAACAGGACTCTGAACCAACCAGGTTCCTGACCTTGTTCAGCTCCAGCTTCTCTCCCTGCAGAGACGGCATTCGGATGTGAGAGCTGATGCCCCCGCTGACCAGCATGCCGGCCACCATGTGCAACCGGAGCACAGCCGACAGCTGCTGAGAGTTAcctgcaaaaaaacagacaggtTGGCTCCACATCTACCTTAAACCAACCCCACCTCCACCCAACGACAGGGATGGACAGACTGTGGGGTCACCAGACTTTTTGGTTTGACTGCTCTGTACACTCCACCATCTTTAGAGGATATTCATCATTCATCTTCCTGCCTTGTGTCTTAGGGGGACACGGgactgctggagcctaacccggctactgaagggcgaaggcggggtacaccctggacaggtctccagtctgtcgcagggcctcaatcacacacattcactcacacattcacacctaggggcaatttagagtcaccaatgaacctatgaagcatgtttttggacggtgggaggaagccggagtccccggtgaaaacccacgcatgcacggggagaacatgcaaactccacacagaaaggtcccagccgggagtcgaaccggggccttctcgctgtgaggcaagagcgctaaccactgcgccaccgtgcagatgagagcaggggtccccaaactacggcccgcgggccggatctggcccggcccccaaaactgttttgactaaattagacatttttccagtttgttggggctaattttggatttagctaatatttcagctacatgctagctgttttaggtaatttagtattttcttcagtttttttaggatatgttgaagtttagctaaaatttcagccgcatgttagctgtttcggctaattttgaatttttggagttttttttcactaatttggcaatttgctaatattttagttagctatcagcctcagcattttcagctatcagcttcagtgcttttagctatcaatttaagcattttcagctattaatctatcgcaggtaatgctatatatctagtttttaaaatgttttagtactaTGTTCtatatgaagattacagaaatgaattatttacaatttggctatgtgtggctttctggaaaactgtaaatctttacatttaggttctgatttttacactttttctgttagcctacaaactgaccccggccccccatcagagaagaaaacagttatgtggtccTCACTAGAAAgagtttggggacccttgatttcaCAAAATCCTGGACTTGTCAGAAATGGAGGGATGGACTACTTGAAGTGTTATCATGTAAGAGACAATTTGTCACTTaaatattttgatcaaaaatgttagcatgttgctaaaatagaagcttgactctaaattagcctaaaaaatcccagtagataacaaattagccaaaaatcttaGCATGTTGCctaaatattaggtaaactccattTTCACGCCGTACGGGTAACCAGTCTTACACACTTACATACGAGTCTtaccaaccttttttttagagGGGGAGCTGAAgcatttttttgaatgaatgagcACACATTTGATTATAATAGAAATACAAGTTAAAGTAGTTATTCAATGTGTCTTCTTCCCTGTAATAATCATCAAAATGGTTCTGTCTAACACTCACGCAGCAGTCTGTTCAGCTCCGCCTGGGGCATCTCTCTGAATGCAGTGTCTGTAGGAGCAAAGAAGGTGAGCACCCCCTGCTGGTTCAGGAGTTCTGTCATTCCAGCCGTCTGGATTGCTCCAACCAGCTGGCTGTTAGAAGGAgacaacaggatttttttttatcacagtaTTATTCACCAATGCTGACTCCATGTTTGCTCAGGAGCTGTTTTTGgtctgtagggggcagcattgTGCTTTTCTTCCCAGAACACCATATATCCTCTAAGAGGAGGAGAGATTGATGGATCAGGTGAGGTTCACGGAGGAGCTCACCTAAAGCGATTGTCAGCCTTCAGAACGTCCATGATGGTGCCCATCGGTGGAACCAGAACTTTGTCAACGGTGAACATGGAGGCAAAGCGTCCAACTTTGTCGTGTGCAGCGATGCAGCTGTTCTCAATGCACAGGTTCTACATACACACAGGAAACACCGACAGGTCAGAAACATGTCCACGTTTGACTGTCAACTGTTAACAAAAGTTCAGTCTAGAAGAGTTTATCTAGAAAACTCTGTGAGGAAGATAAACCAGGAGATGTAATGGAGAATCAATCAAAATACAATCACGCACACAACTGGTTATTTACCAGTCTTTAAACCTTCTGGTCCAGTCAGACAAACTGTAGGTTAAAGTTCTTGTTTTAAGAAGCTCCAGAAGATGAAAAGAGCTTCAATGACCTTTACCAAATCACACGGTCCTTGTGATCCTCAGACTGATCATTAAAGCTACTTGTACAAAGCAACTTTTCATCTGTCCAGATCCTAAACCAGAAATGGCTCCAGACTGAgaaggtgtcaaagtcaatgcccgggggccagatccggccctctggctAATCAACGGggaacctttctgtgtggagtttgcatgttctccccgtgcatgcgtgggttttcaccggggactccggcttcctcccaccgtccaaaaacatgcttcataggttaattggtgactctaaattgtccctaggtgtgaatgtgtgagtgaatgtgtgtgtgattgaggccctgagacagactggagacctgtccagggtgtaccccgccttcgcccttcagtagccgggttaggctccggcaccactgcgaccccgaacgggacaaagcggtctggaagatggatggatgaatgaatgttaAAAGGTTACTGTTTTAGAGTTCTAGAAATTatcattctgctagttttttagactattttggcattcactaagattttttatgctattttggagttcagctaatatttcagcctcatgctagctgttttggctaatttaggattttttgttgttgttgttgtttaggctgttttagagtttagctaatattccagatACATGCTCGCTGTTTAAggcaatttaggcttttttttaatttttttggaagtttattttttcagctacaagttagctgttttaactaacctaagtttttcatttttttgttttttatgataatttggcatttagcttcaacattttcacctttcagcttcagcgtttttagctatcaatttctgcatcttcagctatcaggactaacatcttcagttgccaaattcagcttacagcattcacactagcattatcacaagtaatgctatatatctagttcataattatgttaaaaagtctcagttttaaagttttaaaaatgtagttttagtgttcaataaatgtttatccagttcggcccgtgacctaaggtgtgttttggattttggccttttgtgcgactgagttttaCACCTCAGATCTAAGCCAAGTCTCAAAGAGGACCAGGGGTCAAAAGAaggcagaaaaactgaaaagcgTCTGCTGGAGATGCAGAAGTCAGAATGTGCAGTGAAGAGAGGGGATGTGGAAACAAACGAGAGCCAGAATGGATGAACAGAGGAATTAGATGAAGGCTCCGTCTGACGCTTTTTTGAAGCAACTTTAGATGAGAATTGGGCATTAGAAACAGACTGAACTGAGGGATGGTCGGACAGGTGGATTGAGAGATGAACAGAAACATTCATGGATGCTTTCTTACATTTCTGTAGACAAAGACTCTGAGCTTGAGGCCTCCCAGCGTCTCCAGCTCCTGACCGTGGTACAGAGACTTGGAGGACAGCTGATCCCTCAGGATGTGGTTGGTCAACAGCTTCCGGAGGTCAGGAGTCATTGTTGGACTTCCTGCAGGACAGGTGATCAGGCGGTTAAATCAAACCCACAAACAGATGCTCACACACTCGGGGGGTGAGTGTCACCTCTGAAGGCCTCGTTCACAGGAGCCAGCATGGTCAGAGCCTCAGAACCAGTCAGACGGGACGACAGACCAGCGCCAACAAACAGCTTGGTTGCCGTGGAAACGGTTGAGCCTTCAGCCAACTCCAGCAGTGTCTTAGCTGGAACACACAAAGCCTGATACAACACCTGACACCACTGGAAGTACGAGTACTGGTGACTGATAATGCTACTAATACAATCCTCCTACTGTTAGTTGAATGGTGTTTAGTGAACAGTATTCTGACAGGTCTTCATTACTGTTACCATTACGTTAATACGGCTATTACAACCTCCCTCCAACAAGCAGTGTGCTCCAAGTATTACATGTAGTGTTAGCAGGTTTTGCTCtctattgtatttattaaaatgttacatGTAGCTGGGGTTCTGCAGTACCAGAGTCTGGGATCAGCAGCTCGTTGATGTAGTGGATCACTCCGTTGGTTCCCAGCTTGTCCTTCTGGCTGACGATGGCCTTTCCATTCAGGGTCATCTGTTCTCCGTCACAGCCGACCTCCAGAACAGTTCCCTGCAGAGTCTCCATCGGCGTTCCTGACACGATGGACTCGGCACAGTGTATGTGCTTCAGGATGTGGTAGTTCAGCAGGTCTGAAGACAGAGACGGACTTTACCTGAGCTGCCACACGAAGGTTGTCTGTAATGCATCAAACAAGTTTTTCTAGGCACCTTTCAGGGCCACTGGATCTCCCAAGATCCTTTTCAGGGTTTCTTCAGGAATCTTCCTGAAGGCTTCGTTGGTGGGGGCAAAAATGGTGTATTGATCTTCACCCTCCAGCATGGTGGTGAAACCTGCGGCAGCCATGGCTGTCTAAGAGATAAATGCAGGAAACCAGAAGCTGAAATTTCAGCTCCCTGCAGCTGACCCGAACACTTCCTTTAAATCAGGACTGTCAAAcccaatcgcacagggggccaaattaaaaacacattgattgaacaggataaacatttattaaacacactaaaacatttttttttaaactgtagcttttaaacatgattataaactagatatatagcatttcctgtgataatgttagtgtgaatgctgtaagatgaatttgagcgctgaagatgctagtgctgatagctgaagatgctgaaattgatagctaaaaacactgaagctgacagctgaaaacacttaagttgatagctgaaatcactaaaactaatagctgaaaacgctgaagctcatagccagctaaaatattagctagatgccaaatttggcttaaaaaaaaaaaaaaaaaaaaaaaacttaggttagccaaaacagctagcgtgtagctgaaatattagctaaactccaaaacagcctaaacaatcttagtaaatgccaaaatagtccaaaagttaacagaatgacaatttctagaactttaaaactgtaactttttaacataatcatgaataataaaaaggcaggaatatcatttcagaataaatcaacttaaaccttaaataactttcaatattttactctccataaaaatatatgttgtcaaaattatacaagttaaaaattagAGTATGGTAACATCgggttaataataataataacaataatataaaataatcgggagggccggatagaattacccggagtgCCGGATCAGGCCcctgagccttgactttgagacaTGTTTAAACCAAAGGTTAGTGAATCAGAAGACTGCAGTGGATCCAATTTATAAAATGATTCCATGGTGAGAAAGGATCGACACTGGGTTTGACATTACACACATTTTCTCCAAACCTTTACAAGGAAATCTGAAGAGCCAGTGTGAACTTAGCGTACTCACTCTTAACGTTTCCAGGTCATCCTCGATTTCAATCAAGGTCTGCAGATTACTGGAGGTGGCTGTGATGACACGGTCGATCACGTGCACAATCCCGTTGGTGGCGTGCTGATCAGGTTTGATAAGACGTGCACAGTTCACTGTGATGATCTGTGAGATGAGTGAAAGTGTGTTACTGCACAGACCACGCCCATCCGTGTGACGGGTGTCTCAAGCACTGACACGGGGCTGCCACAGGGGGTCCTCATGCTTCCACCGAGTGTCATGGTATGCTCGACACGGAAACAACTTGGTATAAAGAATTTGTCACATGACAGGCAAAGATGTCCATCAAACTgtgatttacaaacattttaaaaactgtgttttatgttgtgtttttacatttcacatCATGATGTCATTTGTTAAAACATGTTATAATATACTGAACCAGACTTAACAATCTTAATGATGTGTTGTAGGTTGTGTTTGATGACTCAAtgtaaaatatgacatttattattattaataagtAGCAAAACACTCAACCACTTTAATGAATTTATACTGAGAAAGAGTGGAGGGTTAAGTACAGCCGTTTAGGCATCACATGTTTACATCAGTTTCTAATAGTACCAGGGCTCCTTCAAGAGTAAAAACTGTGGTTAGACAGTCGTGCAGACGTCGGGTATCtgtggtatttgtgttgtgagtcggtgtagcgatggccaagaaACTCTCTTTCTATTTGGCGTTAAAACTTCATGCGGTGGCAGTCGCCAAAGAaaattctggtgaggaatctgcgtGACATTTAAGGTGGATCCTAAATGTATCAAAGAATTATGCAAGATATTGAGAAGATGCTGTATTTAAAGGAACGACAGCAAACGATTGAAAGTGCAAAGAAAGgaaattagaagaactggtttgaactaGGATCATTAAGCAAAGACGGAAAGGTGCAAATTTGACcgcaaaatgaacccatcaccattctgtctgtgatggaagGAACACCAGTCTCCAACAGACAGCTGTCTCTAAACACCGGGCTGGCTGTCAGATATTTGGAATAAATGCCGGGGCTACTATTGGTGTTGCAATTCCCTCAAAGACCACAGGAGGCATTCCTCCCCTCTCCACCAGCCTTTCCCAAGATTCAACGCCTTGGTGACCTTTCTTTCCTTGTTCTGTAGAGCGATGACACATGGTCGCGACCAGGCTGGACGTGTGGGAGTCTGTTTGGACTTTTGTTACATGAATGTGTTTCtgtgttgatgtgtttttgtttgtacttcAGTCTATGCCATTCTACTGCGATACAGATCAAAGATCCTTGATTTCTGACATCATTCCTGTACcctcctcatgtgtcttttctgggcgACTAGCGCCGTGAGATTTGCGTGGCTGCTGGCCTGCATTAGGCATCATGTCTTGTATGTGTTGTTCACCACTTTCCCTttggattaataaagtttaattgattgattgattgattggtggattgattgattgaggCAGGCTGCAGGAGCAGGCATTGGGAGGACGAGAGAAGtgatatttttcaaaagcaGTATTGATTTTAgtaattgtgcatttttattgtGGTTTGTTCAAATAGTGATCCAAaagagtttttacattttgctttatCCCTTCCAGTTGTCATTTTGTAGCGTAGATATGAGGTTTTGTGTGGTTGATATCAGATTTGTTTGGTCTTGAATGTAAAAAATGGTATTTAAGGTTAACATTTACACAAGTTTTCACAATTTGAGAAGCAAATTCAGCTCAACTATGAAAACTCTCGGACTGATCTACTTCTGAAAACTATTTCTCAAGGGGTTTCTAACAAGAAATTTGGTTTAGctgtttctctttaaaaatctCAGTATATTCTCGGGCAGAAGCGGCTCAGGTGGTTGAACAGGTCGGCCATTGATCAAAGAGTCTGTAGTTCAAATCCCACTCCCCTCAGGCAACTGTGGTTGTGTCCTTGGGCCAGCCACTCCCCCCTAGTGCGTAAATGAATAATAGATACTTGTACACACTTTGAGTTTCAGGAAAAacccaatccattattattattattactattattggAAACCCCTGAAATAGTTCCAGAAATCTGAGGAATTTGCACTTataagtaagaataaaaaacttTCTGTGTATACTCCGtataaaatttatgttttttttttaaatccaacaaGCTCCTAAACAAccttttgaaaaagctctccATGGAAAGCTCTGTGTTTGTCATAAATGTCTGGTTCAGGAAGCCACCTCAGTTTTCCTACTGGACACAGGAGCTGTGTAAGGTGCTGCTGCTTTGTCCGTTTACCCCGTTTTTGTAGTGGTTGATGTGCACGGTTAAGTCCTGGTACATGGAGGTGATGACGGAGCCGTGCTTCAGCTCCTCAGACGTCAGCCTCCGGTTCACCATGTGGTAATGAAGAGCGTTCAGCAGCTCGATGTTCACGTTACTCACCAGAGCGTCCAGGATCTCCTGCAGCAGACAGACTCTTGTGAGCATCACCGTGTCGTGTCGGTGTATGTTGGTTTCTCGTACTGACTGCTGGCAGGGCGGCCCAGGCCTGGTTGCTGGGAGCAAAGAACGTGAAGCTCCCGGGACCTTCGATCTCCTCCCTCAGTAAGGCTCGCTCCGTGTACATATGAGTGGTAGTGGCTCCCACGACGCTCAGAGTGTTGAAGATGTTGACCAGAGGCAGCGCTGCAGAGGAGACATCAGGAGAAATGCTCCATCATCTCCTACGCTGGTTTGGGTCAGAGGTCCTGTGTCGTACCTGCAGGACAGCCCTTCTCTCCAGAAATCTTCTCGTAACCTGGACAGCACTCATATACGATCACCCTGCAGGAACACAACACGCATCAGCGGGAAACAAGTCCATCAACACGATCTCCTTCACATCAGGAGCTCATAACAGGAGACCATAAAGGCCTCAGTGAAAGATGAGCTTTCTCCAAAGACTGCTTAACTCCACACATCATTTCACGGCATGTCCCTCAGCTGCACACTAAACCTGGACCTCCACTTGGTTCTGGATCCGGAGCCAAACTTTAAAGATACGTGACAACTTTACAGTCCCCATGAAGACGTCTTCAGTACACTGAAAGCCATCTTTCACCTCTCAGGTTTTATGATCCAGACCAACCTAAACCCACCTGCCCTTAAACAGAGGTGAGTCAGCACAAAATGCTTCATGTCTTTTATGGAGCAGTGGTGGCAAGAAGGTGAAGAATGGCGAAGAGAGCTCATGTCTGAAAGCTAATCTTCAGACTCTGGAGATAGATCCTGGCCTGCACACAGTAAGGCTGAGCTGCTGTgtggagctggaggaggtgagAACTTCTACAAGAACTTTAGTTCTGCAAAAGCCACAGAAGAGTTGAACCCACAGAGTTCTGAATCCTTGTCTCTACAGATCAGAGGAGGTTCATCAAAAACAGACCTGCAGGTGAGACCAGCCTGGTTCTGAAGGTCATATGAGCTGAAACCAGGACGTTCTGTCCACAAGATCAGGTCAGGGAGGGGGAACAAGAGGGGCTCATACTGTGGAACTAAATGGACTGGAAGAGGACAAGGAGAACCCACTTCTGTGAGTTCAAACTGGCCAGTGATGGCAGGTTTAAGACCACAGGACCTGCAGGATTTACAGGCATCAGGGAGCA contains:
- the tgfbi gene encoding transforming growth factor-beta-induced protein ig-h3 — translated: MLSDSSLKPAASSTSVCACWLLLIVLFLLLSGYKVDPGAAAGSAERSRREEEEEKMKACVLVLALSLVLTVCVARSPFQTVLQHSRIRGRQQGPNVCAMQQVKDTGKKYFTNCKQWYHRKICGKPTVIVYECCPGYEKISGEKGCPAALPLVNIFNTLSVVGATTTHMYTERALLREEIEGPGSFTFFAPSNQAWAALPAEILDALVSNVNIELLNALHYHMVNRRLTSEELKHGSVITSMYQDLTVHINHYKNGIITVNCARLIKPDQHATNGIVHVIDRVITATSSNLQTLIEIEDDLETLRTAMAAAGFTTMLEGEDQYTIFAPTNEAFRKIPEETLKRILGDPVALKDLLNYHILKHIHCAESIVSGTPMETLQGTVLEVGCDGEQMTLNGKAIVSQKDKLGTNGVIHYINELLIPDSAKTLLELAEGSTVSTATKLFVGAGLSSRLTGSEALTMLAPVNEAFRGSPTMTPDLRKLLTNHILRDQLSSKSLYHGQELETLGGLKLRVFVYRNNLCIENSCIAAHDKVGRFASMFTVDKVLVPPMGTIMDVLKADNRFSQLVGAIQTAGMTELLNQQGVLTFFAPTDTAFREMPQAELNRLLRNSQQLSAVLRLHMVAGMLVSGGISSHIRMPSLQGEKLELNKRNYTAHVNKVPVVEADLMATNGVVHAVNSIIKSLPPKVDREQADGPSTQMRSAASFRVDSRSFRNDDLFQKVLKSHSSRAMKNSQ